The Punica granatum isolate Tunisia-2019 chromosome 4, ASM765513v2, whole genome shotgun sequence genome has a window encoding:
- the LOC116205428 gene encoding alpha/beta hydrolase domain-containing protein 17B-like isoform X2 — protein MGGVTSTIAAKFAFFPPQPPSYAIVGGEGGGRRRLFVQDVPTREDIDVLKLRTRRGNDIVAIHVKHPKASSTMLYSHGNAADLGQMLELFVELSNRLRVNIMAYDYSGYGQSTGKPTECNTYADIDAVYKCLKDEYGVKDEQLILYGQSVGSGPTVDLASRLQNLRGVVLHSPILSGLRVLYPVKRTYWFDIFKNIDKIGMVNCPVLVIHVRLSSPLLCCSDCRNF, from the exons ATGGGCGGAGTCACGTCGACCATTGCCGCGAAGTTCGCCTTCTTCCCGCCGCAGCCCCCGTCCTACGCCATAGTCGGAGGTGAAGGAGGCGGCCGGCGCCGCCTTTTCGTCCAGGACGTCCCTACCAGGGAGGACATCGACGTGCTCAAGCTCAGGACTCGACGCGGAAACGACATAGTGGCGATCCACGTGAAGCACCCCAAGGCGTCTTCCACTATGCTCTACTCCCACGGTAACGCCGCCGATTTGGGGCAGATGCTGGAGCTCTTCGTCGAGCTGAGCAATCGACTCAGGGTTAATATCATGGC GTATGACTACTCTGGTTATGGGCAATCAACTGGAAAG CCAACTGAATGTAACACGTACGCTGACATTGATGCGGTTTATAAGTGCCTCAAGGATGAGTATGGGGTTAAAGACGAGCAGCTAATTCTGTACGGTCAATCAGTTGGAAGTGGGCCCACTGTTGACCTCGCATCCCGCTTACAAAACTTAAGAGGGGTGGTGTTGCATAGCCCAATTCTCTCTGGCCTCAGGGTGTTGTACCCTGTGAAAAGAACATATTGGTTCGACATCTTTAAG AATATTGACAAGATCGGTATGGTAAATTGTCCAGTCCTTGTCATTCATGTGAGACTCTCTTCTCCTCTCCTATGCTGCTCTGACTGCAGAaacttttga
- the LOC116205429 gene encoding delta(7)-sterol-C5(6)-desaturase-like, producing MDGGGGGDYLKLFVDETSFYNRIVLGSLMPAGTWESLPHPIQTWIRNYIGGTLVYFISGFLWCFFIYFLKRNVYVPKDEIPTKKAMLLQIYVAMKAMPWYSALPTVSEYMVENGWTRCISSISDVGWPAYLVYMSIYLVLVEFGIYWMHRELHDIKPLYKYLHATHHIYNKENTLSPFAGLAFHPLDGILQAVPHVIALFVVPTHFTTHVALLFLEGIWTANIHDCIHGKLWPVMGAGYHTIHHTTYRHNYGHYTIWMDWMFETLRDPMDDGSKKVM from the exons ATGGACGGCGGCGGAGGCGGCGATTACCTGAAGCTGTTCGTGGACGAGACATCGTTCTACAACCGCATTGTGCTGGGTAGCCTGATGCCGGCGGGAACCTGGGAGTCACTCCCCCACCCCATCCAGACGTGGATCCGGAACTACATTGGCGGCACCCTCGTCTACTTCATCTCCGGATTCCTTTGGTGCTTCTTCATCTACTTCCTCAAGCGCAACGTCTACGTCCCCAAAG ATGAGATCCCTACAAAGAAAGCCATGCTCTTGCAGATATATGTGGCAATGAAGGCTATGCCCTGGTACAGTGCCCTTCCCACAGTCTCCGAATACATGGTTGAGAATGGATGGACAAGGTGCATTTCGAGTATAAGTGATGTTGGTTGGCCTGCATATCTCGTGTACATGTCGATTTATCTAGTGCTGGTGGAGTTTGGTATCTACTGGATGCATAGGGAGTTACATGACATAAAACCTCTTTACAAGTACCTTCACGCAACTCACCATATCTACAACAAGGAAAATACCCTCTCGCCTTTTGCTG GTTTGGCATTCCACCCGCTTGATGGTATACTACAGGCTGTGCCGCATGTTATCGCCCTCTTCGTTGTACCAACCCATTTCACGACCCACGTAGCCCTCTTATTCCTCGAGGGAATCTGGACCGCTAACATTCACGACTGCATACATGGCAAGCTGTGGCCCGTAATGGGAGCAGGCTACCACACGATTCACCACACGACCTATCGCCACAACTACGGGCATTACACCATTTGGATGGATTGGATGTTCGAAACCCTCCGTGACCCAATGGATGATGGATCCAAAAAGGTTATGTAA
- the LOC116205427 gene encoding LEAF RUST 10 DISEASE-RESISTANCE LOCUS RECEPTOR-LIKE PROTEIN KINASE-like 1.4: MARHCHRLLLLPLFSLLFILIRVPQSSGSSSWFSNCSSSFSCGDIRDVNFPFWGGDRPYGCGHPALELTCKNNSTSVLIGGLKYLVREVNSDTQLLRIARQDFLEGICLKKFVNTTLDPELFDLVPGYTNFSFMYGCPPMYYPFPTQFKCSSNGLQNPDGYIFLGDKWPSACVTSVVVPLYDTMLSPFENSSVDFQSVLQEGFEVKLKVDSDACSECVQSNGVCGYDLIANGTTCYCSGQSSGSKSCAFTFTPSPAAPQAQPSPPPQPAKKEKISIGIGIAIAGAGTVGILLGWWLFFLLQRSKRAKRSSFPTTMKDLPPTPSSKSLLVSASSCFSRATPTDPSSKSELGSRSTYFGVRLFSYRELEEATYNFDPSKELGDGGFGTVYYGKLRDGRAVAVKRLYEHNLKRVEQFMNELEILTRLQHPNLVKLHGCTSRRSQELLLVYEYVSNGTVADHLFGRNRATSGPLPWRARLDIAIETADAMAYLHASDVIHRDVKTNNILLDKSFHVKVADFGLSRLFPTDVTHVSTAPQGTPGYVDPEYYQCYRLTDKSDVYSFGVVLCELISSKPAVDTNRHRHDINLAGMAVNRIQNCALHELVDPSLGFDTDYIVRRTVTLVAELAFRCLQDDRDARPTMAEVLESLRMIGNERVSEQKVEVMEEVLGALRGFGDEKATFRTRKPEVIDIRSDDVGLLRQVPPPISPDSTEWTSTSLTPNSV, encoded by the exons ATGGCTCGCCATTGCCAccgtctcctcctcctccccttgTTTTCCCTGCTCTTTATCCTGATCAGGGTCCCGCAGTCTTCGGGGAGCAGCAGTTGGTTCTCAAACTGCAGCAGTTCTTTCAGCTGTGGGGACATCCGGGACGTGAACTTCCCTTTCTGGGGAGGTGACAGGCCTTACGGATGTGGGCACCCAGCGTTGGAGCTCACCTGCAAGAACAACTCCACCTCTGTCTTGATCGGAGGGCTGAAGTACTTGGTCCGGGAGGTGAACTCGGACACACAGCTCCTCAGGATCGCGAGGCAGGACTTCTTGGAAGGAATCTGTTTGAAGAAGTTCGTCAACACCACACTTGACCCGGAGCTCTTCGATCTGGTTCCCGGTTACACGAACTTTAGCTTCATGTATGGCTGCCCTCCAATGTACTACCCTTTCCCGACGCAATTCAAATGCTCCAGCAACGGCTTGCAGAACCCGGACGGTTATATCTTTCTGGGAGATAAATGGCCTTCGGCTTGTGTCACCAGTGTCGTCGTTCCCCTCTATGATACCATGCTCTCTCCTTTCGAAAATAGTTCAGTCGACTTTCAGTCTGTATTGCAGGAAGGATTCGAGGTTAAGCTGAAGGTGGACAGTGATGCTTGCAGTGAGTGTGTTCAGTCTAATGGAGTTTGTGGATACGATCTTATCGCAAATGGGACGACCTGCTACTGCTCGGGTCAGTCTTCCGGTTCCAAGTCCTGTGCTTTTACGTTCACACCATCCCCTGCAGCCCCACAGGCAcagccttctcctcctccacaGCCAG cgaagaaagaaaagatatcCATTGGCATAG GGATTGCCATAGCGGGAGCTGGTACAGTTGGAATTCTGCTTGGATGGTGGCtcttttttctattacaaAGAAGTAAGAGAGCGAAAAGATCTTCTTTCCCGACCACGATGAAGGACCTCCCTCCAACTCCTTCGAGCAAGAGCCTTCTTGTTTCTGCAAGCAGTTGTTTCTCTAGAGCCACGCCTACGGATCCCTCTTCAAAGTCCGAACTTGGGAGCAGAAGCACTTATTTCGGAGTTCGGCTTTTCAGTTACAGGGAGCTCGAAGAAGCAACCTACAATTTCGATCCATCTAAAGAACTTGGAGATGGAGGTTTCGGAACTGTTTACTATG GTAAGCTCCGTGATGGACGAGCCGTTGCAGTTAAACGCCTGTACGAGCATAATCTGAAGAGGGTCGAGCAGTTTATGAACGAACTCGAGATTTTGACACGACTGCAGCACCCGAACCTCGTGAAGCTCCATGGATGCACCTCGAGGAGGAGCCAAGAGCTTCTCCTGGTATATGAATATGTCTCAAATGGGACGGTGGCCGATCATCTCTTTGGAAGGAACCGAGCTACTTCGGGTCCTCTTCCTTGGCGTGCAAGATTGGATATTGCCATAGAGACAGCAGACGCTATGGCATACCTCCATGCATCCGATGTGATCCATAGGGACGTGAAGACCAACAACATCCTACTGGACAAAAGCTTCCATGTGAAGGTAGCTGATTTCGGCCTGTCAAGGTTGTTCCCAACAGACGTCACCCACGTGTCGACAGCCCCACAGGGGACTCCTGGATACGTGGATCCCGAGTACTACCAGTGCTACCGTCTTACTGACAAGAGCGACGTGTATAGCTTCGGAGTAGTCCTATGCGAGCTCATATCGTCAAAACCTGCTGTGGACACCAACCGGCATCGCCATGACATAAACTTAGCTGGCATGGCAGTTAATAGGATTCAGAACTGTGCGTTGCACGAGCTTGTCGATCCCAGTCTGGGGTTCGATACGGATTACATTGTGAGGAGGACCGTGACCCTGGTGGCAGAGTTGGCTTTCCGGTGTCTGCAGGATGATAGAGATGCGAGGCCCACCATGGCCGAAGTGCTCGAGTCTCTCAGGATGATCGGTAATGAGCGAGTGAGCGAACAGAAGGTAGAggtcatggaggaagtgctcGGCGCGTTAAGAGGATTTGGGGATGAGAAGGCAACTTTTAGGACTAGGAAACCTGAGGTGATCGACATTCGGTCCGATGATGTCGGGCTACTGAGGCAAGTTCCTCCCCCGATTTCGCCCGACTCCACCGAATGGACTAGCACCTCCCTGACTCCTAACTCTGTTTAA
- the LOC116205428 gene encoding alpha/beta hydrolase domain-containing protein 17B-like isoform X3 has product MGGVTSTIAAKFAFFPPQPPSYAIVGGEGGGRRRLFVQDVPTREDIDVLKLRTRRGNDIVAIHVKHPKASSTMLYSHGNAADLGQMLELFVELSNRLRVNIMAYDYSGYGQSTGKPTECNTYADIDAVYKCLKDEYGVKDEQLILYGQSVGSGPTVDLASRLQNLRGVVLHSPILSGLRVLYPVKRTYWFDIFKNIDKIGMVNCPVLVIHMKWLIVLMGSSYGNSASKSMTPFG; this is encoded by the exons ATGGGCGGAGTCACGTCGACCATTGCCGCGAAGTTCGCCTTCTTCCCGCCGCAGCCCCCGTCCTACGCCATAGTCGGAGGTGAAGGAGGCGGCCGGCGCCGCCTTTTCGTCCAGGACGTCCCTACCAGGGAGGACATCGACGTGCTCAAGCTCAGGACTCGACGCGGAAACGACATAGTGGCGATCCACGTGAAGCACCCCAAGGCGTCTTCCACTATGCTCTACTCCCACGGTAACGCCGCCGATTTGGGGCAGATGCTGGAGCTCTTCGTCGAGCTGAGCAATCGACTCAGGGTTAATATCATGGC GTATGACTACTCTGGTTATGGGCAATCAACTGGAAAG CCAACTGAATGTAACACGTACGCTGACATTGATGCGGTTTATAAGTGCCTCAAGGATGAGTATGGGGTTAAAGACGAGCAGCTAATTCTGTACGGTCAATCAGTTGGAAGTGGGCCCACTGTTGACCTCGCATCCCGCTTACAAAACTTAAGAGGGGTGGTGTTGCATAGCCCAATTCTCTCTGGCCTCAGGGTGTTGTACCCTGTGAAAAGAACATATTGGTTCGACATCTTTAAG AATATTGACAAGATCGGTATGGTAAATTGTCCAGTCCTTGTCATTCAT ATGAAGTGGTTGATTGTTCTCATGGGAAGCAGTTATGGGAACTCTGCAAGCAAAAGTATGACCCCGTTTGGATAA
- the LOC116205430 gene encoding uncharacterized protein LOC116205430, which yields MATLQRFKLLATQCAVAPSPTRSPAASPVIHLRRRKTLRMLLGRTDRRKFQRTDPPVPRRDGPAPERSREFRVRHKLKDLFVSSPPPLEGGTSGKTCEDRDHLLTESPSSEAAGELSAPRRVSGPLRPLSAALRYRLLRKAWRPVLGAIPE from the coding sequence ATGGCGACCCTGCAGAGGTTCAAGCTGCTGGCGACGCAGTGCGCCGTCGCACCCAGCCCGACCCGGAGCCCGGCCGCCAGCCCCGTCATCCACCTGCGCCGCCGAAAGACCCTCCGCATGCTCCTCGGCCGCACCGATCGCCGTAAATTCCAGCGCACCGACCCCCCGGTCCCCCGACGAGATGGCCCGGCTCCGGAGCGTTCGCGGGAATTCAGGGTGCGGCACaaattgaaggatttgttcgtCTCCTCACCCCCGCCGCTCGAGGGCGGAACTTCGGGGAAAACGTGCGAAGACCGCGACCACTTGCTGACGGAATCTCCTAGTAGTGAGGCCGCCGGGGAGTTATCGGCTCCCCGCCGTGTTAGTGGCCCGCTGCGGCCGCTCTCGGCGGCTCTCCGGTACCGGCTGCTGAGGAAGGCCTGGCGACCGGTTCTCGGAGCAATCCCCGAGTAG
- the LOC116205428 gene encoding alpha/beta hydrolase domain-containing protein 17B-like isoform X1, protein MGGVTSTIAAKFAFFPPQPPSYAIVGGEGGGRRRLFVQDVPTREDIDVLKLRTRRGNDIVAIHVKHPKASSTMLYSHGNAADLGQMLELFVELSNRLRVNIMAYDYSGYGQSTGKPTECNTYADIDAVYKCLKDEYGVKDEQLILYGQSVGSGPTVDLASRLQNLRGVVLHSPILSGLRVLYPVKRTYWFDIFKNIDKIGMVNCPVLVIHGTADEVVDCSHGKQLWELCKQKYDPVWISGGGHCNLELYPEYIKQLKKFVLSLNKTRTNTIGSKKTDTTTSDSDSQTKVSDGGTSDTFELAPDLPEVSRNSLDSRLEKSKKSTKPEKSRMSTDQVDRFRRRKGLLVW, encoded by the exons ATGGGCGGAGTCACGTCGACCATTGCCGCGAAGTTCGCCTTCTTCCCGCCGCAGCCCCCGTCCTACGCCATAGTCGGAGGTGAAGGAGGCGGCCGGCGCCGCCTTTTCGTCCAGGACGTCCCTACCAGGGAGGACATCGACGTGCTCAAGCTCAGGACTCGACGCGGAAACGACATAGTGGCGATCCACGTGAAGCACCCCAAGGCGTCTTCCACTATGCTCTACTCCCACGGTAACGCCGCCGATTTGGGGCAGATGCTGGAGCTCTTCGTCGAGCTGAGCAATCGACTCAGGGTTAATATCATGGC GTATGACTACTCTGGTTATGGGCAATCAACTGGAAAG CCAACTGAATGTAACACGTACGCTGACATTGATGCGGTTTATAAGTGCCTCAAGGATGAGTATGGGGTTAAAGACGAGCAGCTAATTCTGTACGGTCAATCAGTTGGAAGTGGGCCCACTGTTGACCTCGCATCCCGCTTACAAAACTTAAGAGGGGTGGTGTTGCATAGCCCAATTCTCTCTGGCCTCAGGGTGTTGTACCCTGTGAAAAGAACATATTGGTTCGACATCTTTAAG AATATTGACAAGATCGGTATGGTAAATTGTCCAGTCCTTGTCATTCAT GGCACAGCAGATGAAGTGGTTGATTGTTCTCATGGGAAGCAGTTATGGGAACTCTGCAAGCAAAAGTATGACCCCGTTTGGATAAGTGGGGGTGGACATTGCAATCTTGAGCTTTATCCCGAATACATAAAACAATTGAAGAAATTCGTACTATCATTAAAcaaaacaagaaccaatacgATTGGTTCAAAGAAGACCGACACCACAACCTCAGACTCTGACAGTCAAACCAAGGTCTCAGATGGTGGAACTTCAGATACATTCGAGTTGGCGCCAGACCTTCCGGAAGTATCCCGAAACAGCTTAGACAGTCGACttgagaaatccaagaaatcAACCAAGCCAGAGAAATCACGGATGAGCACTGACCAGGTTGACAGATTTAGGAGAAGAAAGGGGTTGTTAGTCtggtga